From Methanoculleus oceani, a single genomic window includes:
- a CDS encoding KEOPS complex subunit Pcc1 — MIRIEGAIETPHGHPECVAAALEPDNLTLIRTYPIEGGVRAEIDGTRLRSITASVDDYLMNLAIAEDVCTAASR; from the coding sequence ATGATCCGGATCGAGGGCGCCATCGAGACGCCGCACGGCCATCCCGAATGCGTGGCGGCGGCACTCGAGCCCGACAACCTCACCCTGATCAGGACCTACCCGATCGAGGGCGGGGTGCGGGCCGAGATCGACGGGACCAGGCTCCGGTCGATCACCGCTTCGGTGGACGACTACCTCATGAACCTGGCGATAGCGGAGGACGTATGCACCGCCGCCTCACGGTGA
- a CDS encoding ArsR family transcriptional regulator: protein MTGHIKILNDPVELVPLLITFNNSDYKKIYELLNKAWLTEEDLETYAGTSTVTECLSILKKGNLIEEQWRMPKPGEKPTKEYRATYSKFRASFQCSMGDIGDLLHIAVSNDEGLRTIVDSVEREIVAGTTSIGDISRKYGVSPTFIKGLAKRIPGLDVKGQGMVLLDRLH, encoded by the coding sequence GTGACGGGACATATTAAAATTCTTAACGATCCGGTGGAACTGGTTCCTCTTCTCATAACGTTCAATAATTCCGATTACAAGAAGATCTACGAACTCTTAAACAAGGCCTGGCTGACCGAGGAGGATCTCGAGACGTATGCCGGGACATCGACGGTGACCGAGTGCCTCTCTATCCTCAAGAAGGGAAACCTGATCGAAGAACAGTGGCGGATGCCCAAGCCCGGAGAGAAGCCGACGAAGGAATACCGGGCGACATACAGCAAGTTCAGAGCGAGTTTTCAGTGTTCTATGGGCGATATCGGGGACCTGCTGCATATCGCCGTCTCAAACGACGAGGGCCTCCGTACGATCGTGGACTCGGTCGAACGGGAGATCGTGGCCGGGACCACCTCAATCGGCGATATATCCCGAAAATATGGGGTCAGTCCTACCTTCATCAAGGGACTGGCGAAAAGGATCCCCGGCCTCGACGTGAAAGGGCAGGGAATGGTGCTGCTTGACCGGCTTCACTGA
- a CDS encoding DEAD/DEAH box helicase, which produces MKVIVQPQKGTYKLLFIEGGRVEGSGFVDLTATPKGQRPKNFKMRRRGKQLKPTPTRDLITLLRRSSVHLAAKSPEFESFLADLQIPSSRVSICRYCQLEDRFVPVDKTTGVRYGGEWICMDCAKREMRRELGYLGKFGGSVLVHLEKLLVQVRDLDRVLASVGPDHPDRKRTLFDRLEAHEVQKTTHITDLPLPPAFAKAAGVEYLMPVQQLAVQDGLLEGQHLLVVSATASGKTFIGEMAGMKNFLEGRGRTLFLVPLVALANQKYQRFRDRYGHLVRVTLQVGMSRLNLPETRPAGDRDVNAPVVVGTYEGIDHALRTGRSLKDIGTVVIDEVQMLEDPERGHRLDGLIARLKHVAPDAQFLYLSATIGLPGLLAEKLRANLVRYADRPVPLERHLIFVERSKKIGFIKQMVVEEYKVRSSKGYRGQTIVFTNSRARCHVIADALGKNAAPYHAGLTSQERRDVERRFASGEIAAVVTTAALAAGVDFPASQVIFDALAMGIQWLTVQEFHQMMGRAGRPDFHDLGRVVIMAEPGGSYSRTSGKTEEEVAVGLLRGEMEEVAPEYDMEQSTEEFVANAVVCGGDEQQVIKMTHSMVGTLEPALPTLLDYGLVRRRAGRIELTDMARVMAEHFIGAERLIEIKDLVRRMDDAAEIVAELECAEEKTA; this is translated from the coding sequence ATGAAGGTTATCGTCCAGCCTCAGAAAGGCACGTATAAACTGCTGTTTATCGAAGGCGGCCGCGTCGAAGGCTCCGGATTCGTCGACCTGACCGCGACCCCGAAGGGCCAGCGGCCCAAGAACTTCAAGATGCGCCGGCGGGGCAAACAACTCAAGCCCACTCCCACCCGGGACCTGATCACGCTGCTGCGCCGTTCCTCAGTGCACCTTGCGGCGAAGAGCCCGGAGTTCGAGTCGTTCCTTGCCGACCTCCAGATTCCATCGTCAAGGGTCAGCATCTGCCGGTACTGCCAGCTCGAGGACCGGTTCGTACCCGTCGACAAGACGACCGGTGTCAGGTATGGCGGGGAGTGGATCTGCATGGACTGCGCGAAGCGCGAGATGCGGCGGGAACTCGGCTACCTGGGGAAGTTCGGCGGCTCGGTGCTCGTCCATCTCGAGAAACTTCTCGTACAGGTTCGTGACCTCGACCGGGTGCTGGCGTCGGTGGGGCCCGACCATCCCGACCGGAAACGGACCCTCTTTGACCGGCTCGAGGCGCACGAGGTCCAGAAGACGACCCATATCACCGACCTCCCCCTGCCTCCCGCGTTCGCGAAGGCCGCCGGGGTCGAGTACCTGATGCCCGTCCAGCAGCTCGCCGTCCAGGACGGCCTCCTCGAGGGGCAGCATCTCCTCGTCGTCTCGGCCACCGCGAGCGGCAAGACCTTCATCGGGGAGATGGCCGGGATGAAGAACTTCCTCGAAGGGCGGGGAAGGACACTCTTCCTGGTCCCGCTGGTCGCGCTCGCGAACCAGAAGTACCAGCGGTTCCGCGACCGCTACGGCCACCTTGTCCGGGTCACCCTGCAGGTCGGGATGAGCCGCCTCAACCTCCCCGAGACCCGCCCGGCGGGAGACCGTGACGTCAACGCCCCCGTGGTGGTGGGGACCTACGAGGGGATCGACCACGCTCTCAGGACCGGAAGATCCTTAAAGGACATCGGGACCGTCGTCATCGACGAGGTCCAGATGCTCGAGGACCCGGAGCGGGGCCACCGTCTCGACGGGCTGATCGCCCGGCTCAAGCACGTCGCTCCCGACGCTCAGTTCCTCTACCTCTCGGCGACGATCGGGCTCCCCGGGCTGCTCGCAGAGAAACTCCGGGCGAACCTGGTCCGCTACGCGGACCGGCCGGTCCCGCTCGAGCGCCACCTCATCTTCGTGGAGCGGTCCAAGAAGATCGGGTTCATCAAGCAGATGGTCGTCGAGGAGTACAAGGTGCGGTCGTCCAAGGGCTACCGGGGCCAGACGATCGTCTTCACCAACTCCCGGGCCCGCTGCCATGTCATCGCCGATGCCCTCGGCAAGAACGCCGCACCCTACCATGCGGGGCTGACCTCCCAGGAACGCCGCGACGTGGAGCGGCGGTTTGCAAGCGGGGAGATCGCCGCCGTGGTGACCACGGCGGCGCTTGCTGCCGGCGTCGATTTCCCGGCGTCCCAGGTGATCTTCGACGCCCTTGCGATGGGCATCCAGTGGCTCACCGTCCAGGAGTTCCACCAGATGATGGGCCGGGCCGGCCGGCCGGACTTCCACGACCTCGGCCGGGTGGTCATCATGGCGGAACCCGGCGGGTCCTACTCCCGGACGTCCGGAAAGACCGAGGAGGAGGTCGCCGTCGGCCTCCTGCGGGGCGAGATGGAGGAGGTCGCTCCCGAGTACGACATGGAGCAGAGCACGGAGGAGTTCGTCGCGAACGCCGTCGTCTGCGGCGGCGACGAGCAGCAGGTCATCAAGATGACCCATTCGATGGTCGGGACGCTGGAGCCGGCCCTCCCGACGCTCCTCGACTACGGGCTGGTCCGGCGGCGGGCGGGGCGTATCGAACTCACCGATATGGCCCGGGTGATGGCCGAACACTTCATCGGCGCCGAGCGCCTGATCGAGATCAAGGACCTGGTCCGGCGGATGGACGATGCGGCCGAGATCGTCGCGGAACTCGAGTGTGCCGAGGAGAAGACGGCGTAG
- a CDS encoding PAS domain S-box protein, protein MAPCKNAPLLPAAPPVARCTLRARGPAPLFALALPSGLSEEVLTSLGLLIAELLLVGIAFGLLGVWLKEREVAARIAGMDASFEGIKTVGSVPPRLPAIGGDPVSRFVDEVNLMLDELERSRRDLRESRDRYRLLFDSGNDFLLVCAIGREGTPYRILDANALACRCLGYAREELFSIAPGSVILIRSDFKRHDQRLHSADLIPREGERIPVEASIHRITLGGTPAILVIARDVTERRRAEKELMDYRYRLEELVTQRTDELRAANESLRHEMRERERMERERMEAYRQIERNIEQFAVLTDHIRNPLQVVQGMADLIDDPRAEKIQEQVRQIKAILRQLDEGWVESEKVREYLERYR, encoded by the coding sequence ATGGCCCCCTGCAAGAATGCACCGCTGCTCCCGGCCGCCCCCCCTGTAGCCCGGTGTACGCTTCGTGCCCGCGGTCCTGCCCCTCTCTTCGCGCTCGCCCTCCCGTCCGGTCTTTCGGAGGAGGTCCTGACCTCCCTGGGGCTCTTGATCGCCGAACTGCTCCTCGTCGGCATCGCCTTCGGGCTGCTCGGCGTCTGGCTCAAGGAGCGGGAAGTGGCCGCCCGCATCGCCGGCATGGATGCAAGTTTCGAGGGCATCAAGACAGTGGGCAGCGTTCCGCCCCGCCTCCCCGCAATCGGGGGCGACCCGGTCTCGCGGTTTGTCGACGAGGTCAACCTGATGCTCGACGAACTGGAACGCTCCCGGCGGGATCTCCGGGAGAGCAGGGACCGGTACCGTCTCCTCTTCGATAGCGGGAACGATTTCCTGCTCGTATGCGCAATCGGGAGGGAGGGGACGCCCTACCGGATACTGGATGCAAACGCACTCGCCTGCCGGTGCCTGGGGTATGCCCGGGAAGAACTCTTCTCCATCGCTCCCGGGTCGGTTATCCTCATCAGGAGCGACTTCAAGAGACACGACCAACGCCTGCATTCCGCCGACCTGATTCCCCGGGAGGGCGAGCGGATTCCCGTCGAGGCGAGCATCCACCGCATCACCCTCGGGGGCACGCCGGCCATCCTCGTCATCGCCCGGGATGTGACGGAGAGGCGGCGGGCCGAGAAGGAGCTGATGGACTACCGCTACCGTCTGGAAGAACTGGTGACGCAGCGGACCGACGAACTCCGGGCGGCAAACGAAAGTCTCAGGCACGAGATGAGAGAACGAGAGAGGATGGAGCGGGAGAGGATGGAGGCATACCGGCAGATCGAGAGGAACATCGAGCAGTTCGCGGTCCTGACCGACCACATCCGAAACCCCCTCCAGGTCGTCCAGGGAATGGCCGACCTCATCGATGATCCGCGGGCAGAGAAGATCCAGGAGCAGGTCAGGCAGATCAAGGCGATCCTCCGGCAGCTCGACGAAGGGTGGGTGGAGTCGGAGAAGGTGCGGGAGTACCTGGAGAGGTACCGGTAG
- a CDS encoding 2,3-bisphosphoglycerate-independent phosphoglycerate mutase, whose translation MIAHRVLFLVLDGISDRPCEALDGLTPLAAARTPVLDRIAGEGVCGIMDSIAPGIRPGSDTSHLALLGYPPQEYYTGRGPLEAEGTGIHMTAGMIGFRCNFATVDADGLVTDRRAGRISGTGPLSEAIRDGVDLSPLGVGFRLESGAGHRAALALVGEGLGDKVSSNDPKKEGVRPLTIRPCTDDPADRATADACNEFIRQSARVLFDHPMNVRRMEEGLPPANLLLIRGAGKMGAFPQFSERYGLSGSVISAATLISGIGKVVGLEHIPVPGTTGSVDSDLDAKVKTAIRELDKKEFVLMNIKGADEAGHDGKGVQKRDFIEVIDAALEPLLDLPDTLIVVCADHSTPCSIKDHSADPVPVVIRGPGVRTDRTARFDEISCAEGGLHRIRGCDLMPIALDLINKSHKYGA comes from the coding sequence ATGATTGCTCACAGGGTGCTATTCCTGGTACTGGATGGGATCTCCGACCGTCCATGTGAAGCGCTGGACGGACTGACCCCGCTCGCCGCCGCACGGACCCCGGTGCTCGACCGGATCGCGGGGGAGGGCGTATGCGGGATCATGGACTCCATCGCGCCCGGCATACGTCCCGGGTCCGACACCTCCCACCTTGCCCTGCTCGGCTACCCGCCGCAGGAGTACTACACCGGTCGGGGCCCGCTCGAGGCCGAAGGGACCGGCATCCACATGACCGCCGGGATGATCGGGTTTCGGTGCAACTTCGCCACCGTTGATGCGGACGGCCTCGTCACCGACCGCCGGGCCGGGCGGATCTCCGGGACCGGACCTCTTTCCGAGGCCATCCGGGACGGCGTGGATCTCTCGCCGCTCGGTGTCGGGTTCAGGCTCGAGTCGGGCGCCGGCCACCGGGCGGCCCTCGCCCTCGTCGGAGAAGGGCTCGGGGATAAGGTCTCCTCGAACGACCCGAAGAAGGAGGGGGTGCGGCCGCTCACGATCCGGCCCTGCACCGACGATCCGGCGGACAGAGCGACCGCCGATGCCTGCAACGAATTCATTCGCCAGTCCGCACGGGTCCTCTTCGACCACCCGATGAACGTCCGGCGGATGGAGGAGGGTCTCCCGCCCGCAAACCTCCTCCTGATCCGGGGTGCCGGGAAGATGGGCGCGTTTCCTCAATTCTCCGAGCGCTACGGGCTCTCCGGGAGCGTCATCTCCGCGGCCACCCTCATCTCCGGGATCGGAAAGGTCGTGGGGCTGGAACATATCCCGGTGCCGGGGACGACCGGGTCGGTCGACTCCGATCTCGACGCCAAGGTGAAGACGGCCATACGGGAACTCGACAAAAAGGAGTTCGTGCTGATGAACATCAAGGGCGCGGACGAGGCCGGCCACGACGGGAAAGGCGTCCAGAAACGCGACTTCATCGAAGTGATCGACGCGGCGCTCGAGCCGCTGCTCGACCTTCCCGACACCCTGATCGTCGTCTGCGCAGATCACAGCACTCCCTGCTCGATCAAAGACCACAGCGCCGACCCGGTGCCGGTCGTCATCAGGGGGCCGGGGGTCAGGACCGACCGGACGGCCCGGTTCGACGAGATCTCGTGTGCGGAGGGGGGTCTCCATCGTATCCGCGGCTGCGATCTCATGCCGATCGCCCTGGACCTAATTAATAAGAGTCATAAGTATGGCGCATGA
- a CDS encoding winged helix-turn-helix transcriptional regulator, which translates to MTGFTDDPLYVILRSKREATRFQILVEIAEHQPAVRQQEIAGKLGVTPQAVSEYIRELVDEGLVTAHGRGRYEVTKSGIEWVLRHAEALESYARHINRDIIQQVAVWTAIARDEIRKGDTVGVFMRDGWLYATEEEQSATGLATMDARPGEDLGVARLNGIIKHEEGLIHVCKVPRVERGGSRQVSTELLRNAVRDVEMVAAVGLESYVALRKADIEPDMFFGSREGVIEAAFHGRECAILIVDEEFTDFLKRLETVGLTYTIHDLIAP; encoded by the coding sequence TTGACCGGCTTCACTGACGACCCGCTCTACGTCATCCTGCGCAGCAAACGGGAGGCCACCCGGTTCCAGATCCTGGTGGAGATCGCCGAACACCAGCCGGCCGTCCGCCAGCAGGAGATCGCCGGGAAACTCGGCGTGACACCCCAGGCCGTCTCCGAGTACATCCGGGAACTCGTGGATGAAGGACTGGTCACCGCCCACGGCCGGGGGCGGTACGAGGTGACGAAGAGCGGGATCGAGTGGGTCCTGCGGCACGCCGAGGCGCTCGAGTCCTATGCCCGCCACATCAACCGGGATATCATCCAGCAGGTGGCGGTCTGGACGGCCATCGCCCGGGACGAGATCCGGAAGGGAGACACGGTCGGCGTCTTCATGCGGGACGGGTGGCTTTATGCGACGGAAGAGGAGCAGAGCGCCACCGGCCTCGCGACCATGGACGCCCGGCCCGGGGAAGATCTCGGCGTCGCCCGGTTGAACGGCATCATCAAGCATGAGGAAGGCCTCATCCATGTCTGCAAGGTGCCGCGGGTGGAACGGGGCGGGTCCCGGCAGGTCTCTACGGAACTCCTCCGGAATGCCGTCCGGGACGTGGAGATGGTGGCCGCCGTGGGCCTCGAGTCCTACGTGGCCCTCAGGAAGGCGGATATCGAGCCGGATATGTTCTTCGGCTCCCGGGAGGGGGTCATCGAGGCGGCATTCCACGGCCGGGAGTGCGCAATACTTATCGTCGACGAGGAGTTCACCGATTTCCTCAAACGACTGGAGACGGTGGGGCTCACCTACACGATTCACGACCTGATCGCACCATGA
- a CDS encoding polymer-forming cytoskeletal protein has translation MESTGDHDWIRTCTLPDHTELQERTLKTGQDIVIGERCRIDYGLFGNDVVVCEFSKINGNIVAGGDARIDNWCEINGDVLVEEDAYLGEGVKIQGKLVVKGDLDIGDNVQIERGFEAKGWISIRNPMPVIIYIMMYLVAVLGIEKEEELNSVLQKLFGDDEAPTATPLMIPAGAVLNMQTFSVPEGMAVGTGCRLHGNIRAGSIAVREETTIFGSLHAREGASIARGAVIHGDVQSNGDVMVEQEVHILGNVSCRCLTLHEDARVDGVIRAPGGLKIERRAA, from the coding sequence ATGGAATCAACAGGAGACCACGACTGGATCAGGACCTGCACCCTCCCGGACCATACCGAACTCCAGGAGAGGACGCTCAAGACCGGGCAGGATATCGTCATCGGTGAGAGGTGCCGGATCGATTACGGCCTCTTCGGGAACGACGTCGTGGTCTGTGAATTCAGCAAGATCAACGGCAATATCGTCGCGGGCGGCGACGCCAGGATAGATAACTGGTGCGAGATCAACGGCGACGTCCTCGTTGAGGAGGACGCCTACCTCGGCGAGGGGGTGAAGATCCAGGGGAAACTGGTCGTCAAAGGCGACCTCGATATCGGAGACAACGTCCAGATCGAACGCGGGTTTGAGGCGAAGGGCTGGATCTCCATAAGGAACCCGATGCCGGTGATCATCTACATCATGATGTACCTGGTGGCCGTCCTCGGGATCGAGAAGGAGGAGGAACTGAACTCCGTCCTCCAGAAACTCTTCGGCGACGACGAGGCCCCCACCGCCACACCGTTGATGATCCCGGCCGGCGCCGTCCTCAACATGCAGACCTTCTCGGTCCCGGAGGGGATGGCCGTCGGAACGGGGTGCCGGCTGCACGGGAACATCCGTGCCGGCTCGATCGCGGTCCGGGAGGAGACGACGATCTTCGGAAGCCTGCATGCGCGGGAAGGCGCGAGCATCGCAAGAGGGGCGGTCATCCACGGCGACGTCCAGAGCAACGGCGACGTGATGGTCGAGCAGGAGGTGCATATCCTCGGGAACGTTTCCTGCCGGTGCCTCACCCTGCACGAGGACGCCCGCGTGGACGGGGTCATCCGGGCACCGGGAGGCCTGAAGATCGAGAGGCGAGCGGCATGA
- a CDS encoding MFS transporter, which produces MNTAKRIYNVLFISVFATMLGLGVVSPLLPIYAENLGATGIWLGIIFSAFALSRSIFMPIIGRISDRQGRKWIILIGMFSYAAASLAYLIADSVYSLTAVRFAHGLASAMVVPIAMAYIADFSEKGKEGSRMGNFSISMFLGMGVGPLLGGFLNDAFGMDSVFYAMAGLSAFATLLVGVSLPEAKPGSFTVPDGKPVPMGSVLTLPSMRGIIVFTFINALGRGGMMVFIPVFAPLIAISPFEVGIVLSANTFLMALLQVPIGRVTDTGNKVALIVAGSAIAAVALAAIPFSGSFWPLLAATSLIGVGGAIQQPAIMALTVDAGRAIGMGTSMGAYNTVFGVGMIIAPLIGGVFMDVVGVDAVFYVGGAISLLGTGIFALVMRRSAREGTGGDPGPG; this is translated from the coding sequence ATGAATACCGCCAAACGCATCTATAACGTCTTATTCATCTCCGTCTTTGCCACCATGCTCGGGCTCGGTGTCGTCAGCCCGCTCCTCCCCATATACGCGGAGAACCTGGGTGCGACCGGTATCTGGCTCGGCATCATCTTCTCGGCCTTCGCGCTCTCCCGGTCGATCTTCATGCCCATCATCGGGCGGATATCGGACCGGCAGGGGAGAAAATGGATCATCCTCATCGGTATGTTCTCCTACGCGGCCGCGTCGCTCGCCTACCTCATCGCCGACAGTGTCTACTCGCTCACGGCCGTCCGCTTTGCTCACGGGCTCGCATCGGCCATGGTCGTCCCGATAGCCATGGCCTACATCGCGGACTTCTCGGAGAAGGGAAAGGAGGGGAGCCGGATGGGGAATTTCTCCATCTCGATGTTCCTCGGCATGGGGGTGGGACCGCTCCTCGGCGGTTTCCTGAACGATGCGTTCGGGATGGACTCGGTCTTCTACGCCATGGCCGGGCTCTCGGCGTTCGCCACACTCCTCGTCGGCGTCTCCCTCCCGGAGGCAAAGCCGGGTTCGTTCACGGTCCCGGACGGGAAACCCGTCCCGATGGGTTCGGTCCTCACGCTACCGAGCATGCGGGGAATTATCGTCTTCACCTTCATCAACGCCCTCGGCCGCGGGGGCATGATGGTCTTCATCCCGGTATTCGCCCCGCTGATCGCGATCAGTCCCTTCGAGGTGGGCATCGTCCTCTCCGCCAACACCTTCCTGATGGCACTCCTCCAGGTGCCGATCGGGAGGGTCACCGACACCGGGAACAAGGTCGCCCTGATCGTCGCGGGTTCGGCCATAGCAGCGGTAGCGCTCGCCGCAATCCCCTTCTCCGGGTCGTTCTGGCCCCTGCTCGCGGCCACCTCCCTCATCGGCGTCGGGGGGGCCATCCAGCAGCCGGCCATCATGGCCCTGACGGTCGATGCAGGCCGGGCCATCGGGATGGGGACCTCGATGGGTGCCTACAATACGGTCTTTGGGGTCGGCATGATCATCGCACCGCTGATAGGGGGCGTGTTCATGGACGTTGTCGGCGTCGACGCCGTCTTCTACGTGGGCGGGGCGATAAGTCTCCTCGGGACCGGGATCTTCGCCCTGGTGATGCGGAGGAGCGCCCGGGAAGGCACCGGCGGAGATCCCGGGCCCGGATAG
- the hypF gene encoding carbamoyltransferase HypF → MRTRGTIIIRGIVQGVGFRPFVYAKAREFGITGTVKNLGSEVEIHASGDRFEEFLEAVSKGTPLSQIDSVDVQNLRESPTEGFTILESGSGSLSGFIPTDVATCDDCIADIFTAGGRYEGYWATSCVNCGPRYSIINAIPYDRERTSMTEYPVCPACGSEYADPSCRRHHAQTIACAACGPHLALFRADVTPVETADPVREAATLLDAGSIVAIRGIGGFHIACTEEAAGKLKRRLGRTEQPLAVMATPEEVERIAVVSDEERRILHSRERPIVVLEKRNPASHLAISSLHTIGCMLPYTGLHHLLFANLAHPLLVMTSANLPGYPMITDLETALERLPGQVDYVLTHNRRIVNRCDDSVVRDGYIIRLSRGLAPKRTAIDLGGACILGVGPELNANISVYRSGFCITSPHVGNVRNPQTLAYLQETAEKIGGLTGARYDRVVHDLHPQFLSTRYAREVAEAAGAELLAVQHHRAHIAAATREECVGIAIDGVGYGDDATIWGGEIFAGKVPHLDRVAHLEVVPMPGGDLATRFPERMLYGILPTSGVRDLLASRGWSDIELAVLTRQVERGLNVAATSSTGRVLDAAAALLGICRERTYDGEPAMKLESAAYAGKPSAWDLDFLRGDDGCEVLSTRSLLAEACRRSAAGDRAGDIAASFQYNLSRGVAAMAVRAAEERGIPRVVLSGGVAYNRAIRETIRDEIRAAGLEFIINRDYPLGDGCISFGQVVYGGSVEE, encoded by the coding sequence ATGCGTACACGTGGCACTATCATCATCCGGGGCATCGTCCAGGGGGTCGGATTTCGCCCCTTTGTCTATGCAAAGGCGCGGGAATTCGGGATCACCGGGACCGTCAAAAACCTCGGGAGCGAGGTGGAGATCCATGCATCCGGGGACCGCTTCGAGGAGTTCCTGGAGGCCGTTTCGAAAGGTACGCCGTTATCCCAAATAGATTCCGTAGATGTCCAGAATCTGCGCGAAAGCCCAACCGAAGGGTTTACGATCCTGGAGAGTGGTTCCGGGAGCCTCTCGGGATTCATCCCGACCGACGTCGCCACCTGTGACGACTGCATCGCCGATATCTTCACGGCGGGGGGACGGTATGAAGGCTACTGGGCTACGTCCTGCGTCAACTGCGGCCCGCGGTACAGCATCATCAACGCCATCCCCTACGACCGGGAGCGGACATCGATGACGGAGTACCCGGTCTGCCCCGCCTGCGGGAGCGAGTACGCCGACCCGTCGTGCCGGCGCCACCACGCCCAGACGATCGCATGTGCGGCATGCGGACCACACCTCGCTCTCTTCAGGGCCGACGTGACGCCGGTCGAGACGGCAGACCCCGTCCGGGAAGCGGCGACCCTCCTCGACGCCGGCTCGATCGTCGCCATCCGGGGGATCGGGGGGTTCCATATCGCCTGCACCGAAGAGGCGGCAGGGAAACTCAAACGCCGCCTGGGCCGGACGGAGCAGCCGCTCGCGGTGATGGCAACCCCGGAGGAGGTCGAGCGGATCGCGGTCGTATCGGACGAGGAGCGGCGGATCCTGCATTCCCGGGAACGGCCGATCGTGGTGCTCGAGAAGCGGAACCCCGCATCCCACCTGGCAATCTCGAGCCTGCACACCATCGGGTGCATGCTCCCCTACACCGGGCTGCACCACCTCCTCTTCGCCAACCTCGCCCACCCGCTCCTCGTGATGACGAGCGCGAACCTGCCGGGCTACCCGATGATCACCGATCTCGAGACCGCTCTCGAGCGGCTCCCGGGACAGGTGGACTACGTCCTCACCCATAACCGTCGGATCGTCAACCGGTGCGACGACTCCGTCGTCAGGGACGGCTACATCATCCGCCTATCGAGGGGCCTCGCCCCGAAGCGGACGGCGATCGACCTCGGCGGCGCGTGCATCCTCGGCGTCGGTCCGGAGCTGAACGCGAACATCTCCGTCTACCGGAGCGGTTTCTGCATCACCTCTCCCCACGTCGGGAACGTCAGGAACCCCCAGACCCTCGCCTACCTGCAGGAGACGGCGGAGAAGATCGGAGGACTCACCGGTGCCCGGTACGACCGCGTCGTCCACGACCTCCATCCGCAGTTCCTCTCGACTCGCTACGCGAGGGAGGTTGCAGAGGCAGCCGGGGCGGAACTCCTCGCTGTCCAGCACCACCGGGCACATATAGCGGCCGCGACCAGGGAGGAGTGCGTCGGGATCGCCATAGACGGCGTGGGTTACGGCGACGACGCCACGATCTGGGGCGGCGAGATCTTCGCCGGGAAGGTCCCCCATCTGGACCGGGTCGCCCACCTCGAGGTCGTCCCGATGCCGGGCGGCGACCTCGCCACCCGGTTCCCGGAGCGGATGCTCTACGGCATCCTGCCGACGTCCGGGGTCCGGGATCTTCTGGCGTCACGAGGCTGGAGCGATATTGAACTCGCGGTCCTCACCCGGCAGGTGGAGCGGGGATTGAACGTCGCCGCCACCTCGAGCACCGGCAGGGTTCTCGACGCCGCCGCGGCCCTCCTCGGGATCTGCCGGGAACGGACCTACGACGGGGAGCCGGCGATGAAACTCGAGTCGGCGGCGTATGCCGGGAAACCCTCGGCCTGGGACCTCGACTTCCTGCGCGGCGACGACGGCTGCGAGGTTCTCTCGACCCGCTCGCTCCTCGCGGAGGCCTGCCGGCGGTCGGCCGCCGGCGACCGGGCAGGAGACATCGCCGCATCGTTCCAGTACAACCTCTCCCGCGGCGTCGCCGCGATGGCCGTCCGGGCGGCAGAGGAACGTGGGATCCCCCGGGTGGTGCTCTCGGGCGGGGTGGCCTACAACCGGGCGATCCGGGAGACGATCCGGGATGAAATCCGGGCCGCCGGGCTCGAGTTCATCATCAACCGGGACTATCCCCTCGGCGACGGGTGCATCAGTTTCGGGCAGGTGGTATACGGGGGGAGCGTGGAGGAGTGA
- a CDS encoding 30S ribosomal protein S3ae has translation MARKKQVGRRLEGWKAKKWYRVYVPDAFGKAEIGDAISADPENMVGRIMTATLGEVVQDYSKSHIKMRFKINNVAGDAAYTEFVGHEVTRDYLRSMVKRRASRIDTIHPVISKDKKLLRVTVVCLTLSRADQSQVHAVRQAISQALSAKAAESDFETLVKDIVSGDMARDVFKVVKTIYPIRRVEITKSKLEQVAAV, from the coding sequence ATGGCAAGGAAGAAACAGGTTGGAAGAAGGTTGGAAGGCTGGAAGGCCAAGAAGTGGTACCGTGTCTACGTACCCGACGCCTTCGGCAAAGCTGAGATCGGCGACGCCATCTCGGCCGACCCCGAGAACATGGTCGGCCGCATCATGACCGCGACGCTCGGCGAAGTTGTGCAGGACTACTCGAAGTCCCACATCAAGATGAGGTTCAAGATCAACAACGTGGCCGGCGACGCCGCATACACCGAGTTCGTCGGGCACGAGGTGACCCGGGACTATCTACGGTCGATGGTCAAGCGGCGGGCATCCCGCATCGACACCATTCACCCGGTCATCAGCAAGGACAAGAAGCTCCTGCGGGTGACGGTCGTCTGTCTCACCCTCTCGAGGGCCGACCAGAGCCAGGTCCACGCCGTACGGCAGGCGATCTCGCAGGCCCTCTCCGCCAAGGCGGCCGAGAGCGACTTCGAGACCCTGGTCAAGGATATCGTCTCCGGCGACATGGCCCGGGACGTCTTCAAGGTCGTAAAGACGATCTACCCGATCCGCCGGGTCGAGATCACAAAGTCCAAACTGGAGCAGGTCGCGGCCGTATAG